From a single Apium graveolens cultivar Ventura chromosome 2, ASM990537v1, whole genome shotgun sequence genomic region:
- the LOC141708893 gene encoding uncharacterized protein LOC141708893 — protein sequence MSGGTPTGGGYMRQRHSQGYTSSGDDLEDDACSRPSTPLAPSFPRTRTWVEIVENLLWLASAVFIVYYGDRRSNFIYLLLHDDRIRRIPLYLGMLGVSLNIIFFLYTSMLIWGFRKSNEKWEISSTAALPFITLLGAISFCLFCFALWPIWSFLTLPLVFSLFMAGMVILPYFLLGTFRPQADTLRID from the exons ATGTCTGGTGGAACACCTACTGGAGGTGGATACATGAGGCAGAGACATAGCCAAGGATATACTTCTAGCGGCGATGATCTTGAGGATGATGCTTGTTCAAGGCCATCGACTCCTTTGGCACCCTCATTTCCGAGAACTAGGACATGGGTGGAAATTGTGGAAAATCTTCTTTGGCTTGCTTCTGCGGTTTTTATTGTTTACTATGGTGATCGGCGCTCCAACTTCATTTACCTTCTTTTGCATGATGATAGGATTAGAAG AATACCGTTATACCTTGGGATGTTGGGTGTCAGTTTGAACATTATTTTTTTCTTGTATACAAGCATGTTAATATGGGGTTTTAGAAAATCCAACGAGAAGTGGGAAATATCAAGTACAGCGGCTCTGCCTTTTATTACATTACTTGGGGCGATCTCATTTTGCTT GTTCTGTTTTGCTTTGTGGCCGATATGGAGTTTCTTGACCCTGCCTCTAGTG TTCTCGCTGTTCATGGCTGGCATGGTTATATTGCCATATTTTCTGCTTGGAACATTCAGACCACAAGCCGACACCCTGCGTATAGATTAA